A section of the Paenibacillus yonginensis genome encodes:
- a CDS encoding sensor histidine kinase: MRLFVRSLQFRISWIYILISILGIGVTGSVLYAGISRVVLQESVDSSQMAISKGGTYIVMYLDRLEVLAKTLADNPQTKRTLASKDKTGEQDVLISIDNVRKTDPFIKSIIVIGKDGYVLSNEKSLNMTRSSNMMKEPWYAAAVHSRVPALTSARMQNFSMNKTDWVISMSQEIRDDSGRNLGVVLLDVEYKGFEDYLNKLNLGNEGYVYILNDQNEVVYNKDVSYYTDPAKRQRLIALKEGPQGYDKEQNRLVYQTRLEGTDWTLVGVSSLDGLRQVRVQLQRTFLMIAAALLVLILLTSPWIAKGITRPVRRLESAMQQVQGGLLAIRVPETGVTEVQGLARHFNVMVQEIRQLLKDKEAKEQALRLHELSVLHSQINPHFLYNTLDTIVWMAEFQDMDRVIATTKALAEFFQLSLSGGSEFTTIEKELAHVSQYLFIQKERYGDKLSYEISSDSSVKEITIPKLILQPLAENALYHGIREKSGPGQIEIRCGKTEDGRIEFIVKDDGAGFDPARLGQISGSSRLGGVGIRNVDERLKLYYGPHYGIELHSSPGKGTEVTISIPDPQNKKGELEL; the protein is encoded by the coding sequence ATGAGGCTGTTCGTTCGCTCGCTTCAATTTCGTATCTCCTGGATTTATATCCTGATCAGCATTCTTGGCATAGGAGTTACCGGTTCCGTGCTGTATGCAGGTATTTCTCGCGTTGTACTGCAGGAATCGGTAGACTCCAGCCAAATGGCTATTTCCAAGGGCGGGACCTATATCGTCATGTATCTCGACCGTTTGGAGGTGCTTGCCAAGACGCTGGCTGATAACCCGCAAACCAAGCGTACCTTGGCTTCCAAGGACAAAACCGGTGAGCAGGATGTGCTCATTTCCATCGACAATGTTAGGAAGACGGACCCTTTTATCAAATCGATTATTGTCATTGGCAAAGACGGCTATGTGCTGTCCAACGAAAAAAGTTTGAATATGACACGTTCATCCAATATGATGAAAGAGCCATGGTATGCAGCAGCCGTTCACAGCAGGGTTCCTGCTTTGACTTCCGCACGGATGCAGAATTTTTCGATGAACAAAACGGATTGGGTAATCTCGATGAGCCAGGAAATCCGTGATGACTCAGGTCGAAATCTGGGCGTTGTTCTGCTGGACGTGGAATACAAAGGGTTTGAAGATTATCTGAACAAGCTGAATCTGGGAAACGAAGGTTATGTCTATATTCTGAACGATCAGAATGAAGTGGTCTATAACAAGGATGTCTCCTATTATACCGATCCTGCCAAACGTCAGCGGTTAATTGCTTTGAAAGAGGGTCCCCAGGGTTACGATAAAGAACAAAACAGGCTTGTTTATCAAACCAGGCTGGAAGGGACGGACTGGACTCTGGTAGGCGTGAGCTCCTTGGACGGACTTCGGCAGGTCCGAGTTCAGCTGCAGCGGACTTTTCTGATGATAGCTGCTGCTCTGCTGGTATTGATTCTCCTTACATCCCCTTGGATTGCCAAGGGAATTACTCGTCCTGTCCGGAGACTGGAGTCCGCCATGCAGCAGGTGCAGGGAGGGCTTCTGGCGATCCGTGTTCCCGAAACGGGAGTCACGGAAGTACAGGGGCTGGCCCGCCATTTCAACGTGATGGTCCAGGAAATCAGGCAGCTGCTGAAGGATAAGGAAGCTAAAGAGCAGGCATTGCGGCTTCATGAACTGAGCGTCCTGCACAGTCAAATCAATCCGCATTTTCTTTATAATACGCTGGACACAATCGTCTGGATGGCTGAATTTCAGGACATGGACAGAGTCATTGCTACAACTAAAGCCTTGGCGGAATTTTTTCAATTGTCCTTGAGCGGGGGCAGTGAATTTACCACCATCGAGAAAGAGCTGGCCCATGTCTCGCAGTATCTGTTCATTCAGAAGGAACGATACGGAGACAAGCTTTCCTATGAGATCAGCAGTGACTCCTCGGTGAAAGAAATCACAATCCCTAAACTTATTCTTCAGCCCTTGGCAGAAAATGCGTTATACCATGGGATCAGGGAAAAGAGCGGCCCTGGTCAGATAGAAATCCGGTGCGGGAAGACGGAAGATGGAAGAATCGAATTCATCGTCAAGGACGACGGAGCGGGATTCGATCCGGCCCGGCTTGGACAGATTTCCGGAAGCTCCAGGCTGGGCGGCGTTGGCATCCGAAATGTGGATGAACGCTTGAAGCTTTATTATGGTCCCCATTATGGCATTGAATTGCATTCCTCTCCAGGGAAGGGGACAGAAGTTACCATAAGTATCCCAGATCCGCAAAATAAGAAAGGAGAACTAGAATTATGA
- a CDS encoding methyl-accepting chemotaxis protein produces the protein MNVKSISTTLDSSSALNRVKLPFWSLPRKILLILLAMFIVMVAVLSTVVHRQDRALIMDQSLERAETIIRTLDALISDSSQVDMLQPYILEQLKMQPDIRTMSIYEAAEDGKVIAAKEQAMLGTPISPEILNAATADQQIQNYHSKELELIAPIHIGSMPAYVIQVLFSLEKEFKSANDLLVDTIVTGLVVLAIFGLLLFLLVKQMVSNPIRQVMVVAQEISEGNLLAEIPDTRRKDEIGMLFQTFTKMTDSLRYLIGNVRFGTSQVSLAVNRLVERAETTETAALEISANVKELSAGSDMQLGLAEDNAEAMEEMASGVLRIADSSLRVADTSEEASRLAHRGDESLQHNVEQMKRIGQTVQMLNQALHSLTGKTQKIEEIVQLINEISAQTNLLALNAAIEAARAGDAGRGFGVVADEIRKLAEQTENSTHEISGLVQSIRDDSVSSLNSMEAVNGEVGDGIKLTEEAGVIFKHILEKIEEVTAHIQEVSSASQQISAGTEETAAATSETSRIARAASEKAHVSSDNVADQLNQINEIKKLTDQVKMLMNNLRESESAFKI, from the coding sequence ATGAACGTGAAATCGATTTCTACAACTTTAGATAGCTCTTCTGCCTTGAACCGTGTCAAGCTTCCTTTCTGGAGTCTTCCGCGAAAGATTTTATTGATCCTGTTGGCCATGTTTATTGTCATGGTTGCTGTTCTGAGCACGGTGGTCCACCGCCAGGACCGGGCGCTTATTATGGATCAAAGCCTGGAGCGTGCCGAAACGATTATCCGTACTCTGGACGCGTTAATCAGCGACAGCAGCCAGGTTGATATGCTCCAGCCGTATATTCTGGAACAGCTTAAAATGCAGCCCGATATTCGAACGATGTCCATCTATGAAGCAGCAGAAGACGGCAAGGTGATTGCGGCTAAGGAGCAAGCCATGCTGGGCACTCCGATTTCACCTGAAATTCTGAATGCTGCAACAGCAGATCAGCAAATCCAGAATTACCATTCAAAAGAATTGGAACTTATAGCCCCAATACATATTGGCAGTATGCCGGCATATGTCATCCAAGTTCTCTTTTCTTTAGAAAAAGAGTTCAAATCCGCTAATGATTTGTTGGTGGACACCATCGTAACAGGTCTTGTAGTGCTGGCTATTTTCGGCCTCTTATTGTTCCTTCTGGTTAAACAGATGGTATCCAATCCGATTCGCCAGGTTATGGTCGTGGCCCAGGAGATCTCCGAAGGAAATCTGCTGGCTGAAATACCGGACACCCGCAGGAAAGACGAAATCGGCATGCTGTTCCAAACCTTTACGAAAATGACGGACAGTCTCCGTTATTTGATCGGAAACGTTCGTTTTGGAACCTCACAGGTCAGCTTGGCGGTGAATCGCCTGGTTGAGAGAGCAGAGACAACCGAAACAGCTGCGCTTGAAATCTCCGCTAACGTCAAGGAGCTTTCTGCCGGCAGCGATATGCAGCTGGGATTAGCGGAAGACAATGCAGAAGCTATGGAGGAAATGGCGTCCGGAGTGCTGCGGATTGCCGACTCCTCGCTGCGGGTGGCCGATACAAGCGAAGAGGCAAGCCGGCTGGCCCATAGAGGGGACGAGTCGCTGCAGCACAATGTGGAGCAGATGAAACGGATTGGACAAACGGTACAAATGCTGAACCAGGCGCTCCATTCCCTGACTGGCAAAACGCAGAAAATCGAAGAAATCGTGCAGTTAATCAATGAAATATCCGCTCAAACCAACCTGCTGGCCTTAAATGCGGCAATAGAAGCCGCAAGAGCAGGCGATGCGGGCAGAGGGTTCGGGGTGGTAGCCGATGAAATTCGCAAGCTGGCTGAACAAACCGAGAACTCGACTCATGAAATCTCCGGGCTGGTTCAATCGATCCGGGACGATTCCGTATCATCCCTGAATTCGATGGAAGCCGTAAACGGCGAGGTAGGAGACGGAATTAAGCTGACGGAAGAAGCCGGTGTAATTTTTAAACATATTTTAGAGAAAATTGAAGAGGTCACGGCCCACATTCAGGAAGTTTCTTCAGCTTCCCAGCAGATTTCCGCCGGAACTGAAGAGACGGCAGCCGCTACCTCCGAAACCTCCAGAATTGCCCGCGCTGCTTCCGAGAAAGCCCATGTGTCCTCGGACAATGTAGCGGACCAGCTGAACCAAATTAATGAGATCAAGAAATTAACCGACCAAGTTAAAATGCTTATGAATAATTTGCGAGAATCAGAGTCTGCATTTAAAATTTGA